A single genomic interval of Shewanella halotolerans harbors:
- a CDS encoding glucosaminidase domain-containing protein — protein sequence MPSDSRLKIALPLLLLLASLLMLWALWYRPSDESGALSPALAAAGMEPPVENAGELATPADSQQTQTSFKTVSKARPTKAPKDVVLNSLDELIALFDSLGYNQAGWQAGNREVPRLTFEAVSERWQKTSSQIPVQLKKMVFFRLMAPLILVANEQILLERQTIAQAELDAPELLALARKYRLLTDESGSQTGESGSQIGESSRLTEDQRGQLLARVDIMPPSLVLAQAAEESGWATSRFTVEGNAFFGQWDFSGKGMTPKAQRKELGNYGLARFDTPLASVEGYLLNLNTNAAYQSLRSLRAQLRADNKPITGLVLAGTLERYSERGQAYIDGIRHMIRYNGLDQVDEAYLSDGAPLHLISADDARE from the coding sequence ATGCCCAGTGATAGCCGCCTCAAGATTGCCTTGCCTCTGCTACTCCTGCTTGCCTCGCTGCTGATGCTGTGGGCGCTCTGGTATCGCCCCAGTGATGAGTCGGGCGCCCTGTCTCCTGCCTTGGCCGCCGCCGGAATGGAGCCACCGGTGGAAAACGCCGGCGAGCTGGCGACCCCGGCTGACAGTCAGCAGACCCAAACCAGCTTCAAGACTGTCTCCAAGGCGAGGCCGACCAAGGCGCCCAAGGATGTGGTGCTTAACTCCCTCGATGAGCTGATCGCCCTGTTCGATAGTCTGGGGTATAACCAAGCGGGTTGGCAGGCGGGCAATCGTGAGGTGCCCAGGCTCACCTTCGAGGCGGTGAGTGAGCGCTGGCAGAAGACCTCGTCGCAGATCCCGGTGCAGCTGAAGAAGATGGTGTTCTTCCGTCTGATGGCGCCGCTGATCCTGGTGGCCAATGAGCAGATATTGCTGGAGCGGCAGACTATCGCCCAGGCGGAGTTAGATGCCCCAGAGCTGCTGGCCCTGGCCCGCAAGTATCGACTGTTAACCGATGAGAGCGGCAGCCAGACCGGTGAGAGCGGCAGCCAGATCGGTGAGAGTAGCAGACTGACTGAGGATCAGCGTGGACAGCTACTGGCGCGGGTCGATATCATGCCGCCCTCTCTGGTGCTGGCCCAGGCGGCGGAGGAGAGTGGCTGGGCGACGTCACGCTTTACCGTGGAGGGCAACGCCTTCTTCGGTCAGTGGGATTTTAGCGGTAAGGGGATGACCCCCAAGGCGCAGCGCAAGGAGCTGGGCAACTATGGGCTGGCGCGGTTCGATACGCCGCTGGCCTCGGTGGAGGGTTATCTGCTTAACCTCAACACCAACGCCGCCTATCAGTCGTTGAGAAGCCTAAGGGCGCAGCTGCGGGCCGACAACAAACCTATCACAGGCCTGGTGCTGGCAGGCACCCTGGAGCGATATTCCGAGCGAGGTCAGGCCTATATCGATGGCATACGCCATATGATCCGCTACAACGGTCTGGATCAGGTGGATGAGGCTTACTTGAGTGACGGGGCGCCGCTGCACCTGATCAGCGCAGATGACGCCCGCGAGTGA